The Methanococcus voltae PS genomic interval TGTTGGAAAATACATTCAATTGAAAGATGCTTACATGAGTATTACAGAAGCTTTGATACATGCTGGAGCCAAAAACGATGCTAAAGTAAACATTAAATGGATAAACTCTGAAGAATTAGAAAAGGAACCATCAAAAGCTTTAGAAACATTAGTTGAGGATGGAAACTTAGATGGTATATTAATACCTGGCGGATTTGGAGATAGGGGTGTAGATGGCAAAGTTAACGCAGTTAAATTTGCAAGAGAAAACAATGTACCATTCTTAGGTATTTGCTTAGGTATGCAGTGCGTTGTTATTGAATATGCGAGAAATGTTTGTGGTTTAGAATATGCTAACTCAACAGAATTCGATGAAACTACACCTTACCCAGTTATAGACTACTTGCCTGAACAGCGTGAAATTACCGAAATGGGCGGTACTATGAGATTAGGTGCTTATGAAGCGTGCTTAGCTGACGGAACACTTGCCAAGGAACTTTACGGCACAGATACAGCTTGGGAAAGACATAGACACAGATACGAAGTAAACCCTGAATTCCACGAGGCACTTATAAACAATGGTCTTGTAATCTCTGGGACTTCACCTGATGGAAAATTAGCAGAATTTGTTGAACTCAAAAATCACCCCTACTTTATAGCTACACAAGCACACCCAGAATTTAAATCAAGATTTAGTGCTTCTCACCCATTATTTTATGGATTAGTTAAAGCTGCTATGGAAAAAAAGTATAAATTATAAAATTTAATACCGCATACATCATACATAATTCATAAATATCTCTTTTTTAATTTTTTTATTGTTCGTAAGATTTAATAAAATAATTAAATAATTAAATAATTAAATAATTGAATTTTTTGTCATCTAAAAGTATATATAATAATTAAAAACTATTAGTAAAATTATGATAAAAATTTATGATAATAATGTAACATTATACAAAGTATACGAAATTAAGAATATGGCAAAATAAAATACATTAAACACATTAAATATACCTAATCATGAATTGGAGGATTAAACATGTTTAATTCAAAAATATTTATAGAGGAAACCGTTGAAGAAATAAAAAAAGCTATAAACGGAAGAAAAACCATTATCGCATTAAGTGGCGGTGTTGATAGCTCCGTAGCTTCTGTTTTAGTAAGTAAAGCAGTTGGTGAGAACTTATTAGCGGTATTTGTAGATACTGGTTTAATGAGAAAAAACGAAACTGAGGAAATCAAAAAGATTTTCCAGGATGAAATGGGCGTAAACTTAAAAATCGTTTATGCTAAAGATAGGTTTTTAGGCGAATTAGCAGGAGTCGACGACCCTGAAACAAAAAGAAAAATAATCGGTAGAGTATTCATTGAAATATTTGAAGAAGTTGCAAAAGAAAACGGTGAAGAAGTTTTAATTCAAGGAACAATTGCTCCTGACTGGATTGAAAGTGAAGGAGAAATTAAAACACACCACAATATTGCTTTACCATCAGGAATGGTTTTAGATGTTGTAGAACCTATTAGAGATTTATACAAAGACGAAGTTAGACAAGTTGCTGTAGAATTAGGTTTACCAGACGCTGTTGCATACAGACAACCATTCCCAGGACCAGGATTGGCTGTAAGAATACTCGGAGAAATTACTGAAGAAAAATTAGAAATTTGTAAGGAAGCAAACGCTATTGTAAGCGAAGAAATTGAAAAAGAAGGACTCGATAAAGAATTATGGCAATACTTTGCTGCAGTTCTTGATACAAAAGCTACAGGTGTTAAAGGAGATATTAGGGACTACAACTGGCTTGTAGCTCTTAGATTTGTTGAGTCATTAGATGCAATGACTGCGACAGCTCCAGAAATACCATTTAGCATTATTAAAAGAATTAGTAAAAGAATTACTTCAGAAATTCCAAACGTTACAAGAGTTGTACTCGATGTTACCGATAAACCTCCTGCAACCATTGAATTTGAATAAATAACCTTATTACTAATTTATTATTATATACATTACTTTACTATTTTTTAATTGTTATTTTTACTTTAATTATTATTATTATTATTATTATTATTAGTATTATTATTTTAATCCATATATTTTAATAGAAATT includes:
- the guaA gene encoding glutamine-hydrolyzing GMP synthase → MFNSKIFIEETVEEIKKAINGRKTIIALSGGVDSSVASVLVSKAVGENLLAVFVDTGLMRKNETEEIKKIFQDEMGVNLKIVYAKDRFLGELAGVDDPETKRKIIGRVFIEIFEEVAKENGEEVLIQGTIAPDWIESEGEIKTHHNIALPSGMVLDVVEPIRDLYKDEVRQVAVELGLPDAVAYRQPFPGPGLAVRILGEITEEKLEICKEANAIVSEEIEKEGLDKELWQYFAAVLDTKATGVKGDIRDYNWLVALRFVESLDAMTATAPEIPFSIIKRISKRITSEIPNVTRVVLDVTDKPPATIEFE